The segment ATGAGCGGCGCAATAGACCTGGCGATGGAGATAGTCGCGCAATGCTAGGTGGCGGCTAGGCGATCGCATTAAATCCGCCGGAAAACCAGCTCCGTGAGTCCCCTGCTGGGGCACCTGCACCCGCACCCGACTAGGAGCTGCAAAGGGATCGCCCTGCACATGGTCGATGATTAGGGTAAAGCCTGGGAAGCTGTAGGTACCCTGAAGTTGCTTATAGGCTTTGTAGCTCTGACGATCGAGGTTGAGTAGGGTTTGA is part of the Candidatus Obscuribacterales bacterium genome and harbors:
- a CDS encoding ABC-ATPase domain-containing protein; translated protein: MSTHHHLSQTLLNLDRQSYKAYKQLQGTYSFPGFTLIIDHVQGDPFAAPSRVRVQVPQQGTHGAGFPADLMRSPSRHLALRDYLHRQVYCAAHQGRSQRGSGKSGLISIASPVQQVLDRNAVLLDDHQIEVRFVVGLP